A window from Myxococcus fulvus encodes these proteins:
- a CDS encoding glutamine--tRNA ligase/YqeY domain fusion protein, with protein sequence MTTTNETQGLNFLQEIIEEDRRTGKHSGRVHTRFPPEPNGYLHIGHAKSICLNFGLAKQYEGLCNLRFDDTNPVTEDTDYVEAIQRDVKWLGFDWADRKFYASDYFPKLYDFAVQLIKQGKAYVCSLSPEEIREYRGDFTTPGRDSPYRTRSVEENLDLFSRMRGGEFPDGKHTLRAKIDMASPNPVLRDPPIYRIRHAHHHRTGEAWPIYPLYDFAHCLSDAIEGITHSVCTLEFENRRVLYDWIVDNLIQGDRPYQYEFNRLNLNYTVMSKRKLLKLVTEKYVSGWDDPRMMTISGLRRRGFTPASIRDFATRAGVSKTQQLIDMGVLELCIREDLNETAPRAMAVLRPLKVVVENYPEGQVEMLEVQNHPQKPEMGTRQVPFMRELYIEADDFMEVPAKGFFRLAPGKEVRLRSAYFITCKEVIKDADGKVVELRCTYDPATRGGDSPDGRKVKGTLHWVPGNAPTAEVRLYDRLFSVESPDSDDATDFTTFLNPHSLEVLRQARVEPLLANAAPESRFQFERLGYFFADPKDSQPGKPVFNRTVSLKDSWVKEKGK encoded by the coding sequence ATGACGACGACGAACGAGACGCAGGGCCTGAACTTCCTCCAGGAGATCATCGAGGAAGACCGGCGCACGGGAAAGCACTCAGGACGCGTGCACACCCGCTTCCCGCCCGAGCCCAACGGCTACCTCCACATCGGCCACGCCAAGTCCATCTGCCTCAACTTCGGGCTGGCGAAGCAATACGAGGGGCTGTGCAACCTGCGCTTCGACGACACCAACCCCGTCACCGAGGACACCGACTACGTCGAGGCCATCCAGCGCGACGTGAAGTGGCTCGGCTTCGACTGGGCGGACCGCAAGTTCTACGCCTCCGACTACTTCCCGAAGCTCTACGACTTCGCCGTGCAGCTCATCAAGCAGGGCAAGGCGTACGTGTGCAGCCTGTCGCCGGAGGAGATTCGCGAGTACCGCGGCGACTTCACCACGCCGGGGCGTGACAGCCCGTACCGCACCCGCTCCGTGGAGGAGAACCTGGACCTGTTCTCGCGCATGCGCGGCGGGGAGTTCCCCGACGGCAAGCACACGCTGCGCGCGAAGATCGACATGGCGTCGCCCAACCCCGTGCTGCGCGACCCGCCCATCTACCGCATCCGCCACGCGCACCACCACCGCACCGGCGAGGCGTGGCCCATCTACCCGCTCTACGACTTCGCGCACTGCCTGTCGGACGCGATTGAGGGAATCACGCACTCCGTCTGTACGCTGGAGTTCGAGAACCGGCGGGTGCTGTACGACTGGATCGTCGACAACCTCATCCAGGGGGACCGGCCGTACCAGTACGAGTTCAACCGGCTGAACCTCAACTACACGGTGATGAGCAAGCGCAAGCTGCTCAAGCTCGTCACCGAGAAGTACGTCTCCGGCTGGGACGACCCTCGGATGATGACCATCAGCGGCCTGCGCCGCCGGGGCTTCACGCCCGCGTCCATCCGCGACTTCGCCACGCGCGCGGGTGTCAGCAAGACGCAGCAGCTCATCGACATGGGCGTGCTGGAGCTGTGCATCCGGGAAGACCTGAACGAGACGGCGCCCCGGGCCATGGCGGTGCTGCGGCCGCTCAAGGTGGTGGTGGAGAACTACCCCGAAGGCCAGGTGGAGATGCTGGAGGTGCAGAACCACCCGCAGAAGCCGGAGATGGGCACGCGCCAGGTGCCGTTCATGCGCGAGCTCTACATCGAGGCGGACGACTTCATGGAGGTCCCCGCCAAGGGCTTCTTCCGGCTGGCGCCGGGCAAGGAGGTGCGCCTGCGCTCGGCGTACTTCATCACCTGCAAGGAGGTCATCAAGGACGCGGACGGCAAGGTGGTGGAGCTGCGCTGCACCTATGACCCGGCCACGCGCGGCGGGGACTCGCCGGATGGCCGCAAGGTGAAGGGCACGCTGCACTGGGTGCCGGGCAACGCGCCCACCGCGGAGGTGCGGCTGTATGACCGGCTCTTCTCCGTGGAGAGCCCGGACTCGGACGACGCGACGGACTTCACGACGTTCCTGAACCCGCACAGCCTGGAGGTGCTGCGACAGGCGCGCGTGGAGCCGCTGCTCGCCAACGCGGCGCCGGAGTCGCGCTTCCAGTTCGAGCGGCTGGGCTACTTCTTCGCGGACCCGAAGGACTCGCAGCCCGGCAAGCCCGTCTTCAACCGCACCGTGTCCCTGAAGGACTCGTGGGTGAAGGAGAAGGGCAAGTAG